A stretch of the Buchananella sp. 14KM1171 genome encodes the following:
- a CDS encoding PIN domain-containing protein, with amino-acid sequence MLDSCVLAPEVLRYLLLGCARAGLFQPRWTLRIAGEVTATVRRAHLGDPQQVHAELIEWGSSVLVHDYEALEPGIGLTDPADRHVVAAAINCGAQVIVTANTRDFPAHVLTRRGLLAQTPDDFLSSLATPPGGAGAEGRAATSANAAATIAELARGLAGARGWSQKELGLALQRSGLPALARRLRAATE; translated from the coding sequence GTGCTTGACTCCTGCGTGCTCGCGCCAGAGGTTTTGCGATACCTGCTGTTGGGGTGCGCCCGAGCCGGGCTGTTCCAGCCCCGCTGGACCCTGCGGATCGCCGGGGAGGTGACTGCCACCGTGCGGCGCGCGCACCTGGGCGATCCGCAACAGGTGCACGCCGAGCTGATCGAATGGGGATCCAGCGTACTCGTGCACGACTACGAGGCCTTGGAGCCCGGGATCGGGCTGACCGACCCCGCCGACCGCCACGTGGTCGCCGCCGCCATCAACTGCGGGGCCCAGGTGATCGTCACCGCCAACACCAGGGACTTCCCCGCGCACGTGCTCACCCGGCGCGGCCTGCTCGCCCAGACACCAGACGATTTCCTGTCCTCCCTGGCCACCCCGCCGGGCGGTGCGGGGGCGGAGGGGCGGGCGGCAACGTCGGCCAATGCAGCCGCAACGATTGCCGAACTCGCTCGCGGCCTGGCCGGCGCGCGCGGGTGGAGCCAGAAGGAACTGGGGCTGGCACTACAAAGGTCCGGCCTACCGGCCCTGGCCCGTCGCCTCCGCGCGGCTACGGAATGA
- a CDS encoding helix-turn-helix domain-containing protein: MSPLVSCPDAQLASQALGIISARLQTEEGNLTLDVEGSKDRLTLPRSAAELLCRVLAHLANGDPVSVVPAHKEMTTQEAANYLNISRPTLIKLLETEKIPHRKVGTHRRIRFSDLHDFKKADDAERRAAADELTALTEELGLY, translated from the coding sequence ATGTCGCCGCTCGTTTCTTGCCCCGACGCCCAGCTCGCCTCCCAGGCCCTCGGAATCATCAGCGCTCGCCTCCAGACTGAGGAGGGCAACCTGACTCTCGACGTTGAGGGCAGCAAGGACAGGCTCACCCTGCCCCGCTCCGCTGCGGAACTCTTGTGCCGCGTCCTTGCCCACCTGGCTAACGGTGACCCCGTGTCCGTGGTGCCCGCCCACAAGGAGATGACCACACAAGAAGCCGCCAACTACCTAAACATCTCTAGGCCCACCCTGATCAAGCTGTTGGAGACCGAGAAGATCCCCCACCGCAAGGTGGGAACCCACCGCCGCATCCGGTTCTCAGACCTGCACGACTTCAAGAAGGCCGACGACGCCGAGCGGCGCGCTGCGGCTGACGAGCTCACAGCTCTAACCGAGGAGTTGGGTCTCTACTGA
- a CDS encoding PIN domain-containing protein, whose translation MGFTVIYDANVLYPNTTRDVLVRVAQAGLVQAKWTKRILTEMTDALRRNRPNITKEKATRLESLMCEAVRDCLVEGYESLEGALVLPDPDDRHVLAAAIRCGAQVIVTNNVADFPADQLSQFGIEAKTADAFILDQIYLARDSLVSIVAQIAASRKKPPQDVNDVLDSLQKDGQLLSAAALRVIH comes from the coding sequence ATGGGATTCACGGTCATCTACGACGCAAACGTCTTGTACCCGAACACGACCCGAGACGTTCTAGTTCGGGTGGCCCAAGCGGGGCTAGTGCAGGCGAAGTGGACGAAGCGGATACTCACAGAGATGACCGACGCCCTGCGGCGCAACAGACCCAACATCACGAAGGAGAAGGCGACCCGGCTTGAGTCACTAATGTGCGAGGCCGTACGGGACTGCCTAGTGGAGGGATACGAATCCCTCGAAGGCGCCCTGGTCTTGCCCGATCCTGACGACCGCCACGTCCTTGCAGCGGCGATCCGCTGCGGCGCGCAGGTCATAGTGACAAACAACGTCGCAGATTTTCCCGCCGATCAGCTCAGCCAGTTTGGCATCGAGGCAAAGACCGCTGACGCGTTCATTCTCGATCAGATCTACCTTGCCCGCGATTCCCTCGTGAGCATCGTGGCTCAGATCGCCGCAAGCAGGAAGAAGCCGCCGCAGGACGTCAACGACGTGCTCGATTCGCTCCAGAAGGACGGACAAC